The following proteins come from a genomic window of Macadamia integrifolia cultivar HAES 741 chromosome 14, SCU_Mint_v3, whole genome shotgun sequence:
- the LOC122061807 gene encoding P-loop NTPase domain-containing protein LPA1 homolog 1-like isoform X3: MVVQKLCYVVVFDDNGNGDTVRNDRIVTSSLSSPPNGSFWYTRSSLQSLLQLVGCKLHHAFKISKRVFDILEGENQKSIVIAGLKGSLVSGLWDIETSRNKPSEEDMTKELSTEKSNDPYDVYKKQATVLVERRQFLDTICRCLEEYRYVGPSQRADIILGCRLRERKESVTILLCGTSGCGKSTLSSLLASRLGITTVVSTDSIRHMMRSFFDEKENPLLWASTYHAGEFLDPVSVAKAKQKKKDKKSTKPWNGQSGFESARILRRSDDAPVCSFPEASRADRKYTEVNDFDERNAESNLATELVGSKMGLMKKHPSIIPFLIYISDEEKHLERFAIRAKYMTLDPSKNKYTKYISNIRTIQDYLCKRADKHLVPKVNNTNVDRSVASIHSTIFSCLRRRQMGVSLYDVATNTAKMISDEYRKHCDANSISSKGMFRLIQRQGSVRKYMAIVNSDGSVARAWPFQHTDGTEENYPSGASPSEIGNPIYGPVQVREAEPVNLQFGHFGVGSLPNSTESTSYMGRLNDSKVDEDEVVTQFSSPSNSPLHHEGHAKELTEEVPASESEDEAFHEDEDNSSDATGEHGDEMGGSVAESSTKSDEEYETHSKDGMLCDDATSLEMQDPTTNLVDGSHEQHKLSKCNSMRPLGRPREARRFSRVHSLPTRRSRSSKLKNVNSQIFLQTHEELDSVMERDD, encoded by the exons ATGGTTGTTCAGAAACTTTGCTACGTTGTTGTTTTTGATGACAATGGCAATGGGGACACTGTTAGGAATGACCGGATAGTAACTTCATCATTGAGTTCTCCTCCTAATGGGTCATTTTGGTACACAAGGAGCAGTTTGCAGAGTCTTTTACAGTTAGTAGGATGCAAATTACATCATGCTTTCAAG ATAAGCAAACGAGTTTTTGACATCTTGGAGGGAGAAAACCAGAAATCGATAGTCATCGCTGGATTGAAAGGTAGTTTGGTTTCTGGACTGTGGGATATTGAAACTTCTAGAAATAAACCATCTGAAGAGGACATGACAAAGGAACTCTCCACAGAAAAATCCAATGACCCATATGATGTTTATAAGAAACAAGCCACTGTATTGGTGGAAAGAAGACAGTTCTTAGATACCATCTGCCGTTGTCTTGAAGAATATCGTTATGTGGGACCAAGCCAGCGTGCTGATATCATCCTTGGCTGCAG ACTTCGTGAAAGGAAGGAATCTGTTACCATTTTGCTTTGTGGCACTAGTGGATGTGGAAAGTCAACTCTTTCATCTTTACTA GCAAGCAGGCTTGGAATTACAACAGTTGTTTCTACTGACTCTATTCGCCATATGATGAGGAGCTTCtttgatgaaaaagaaaacccattaTTGTGGGCGTCTACATACCATGCTGGAGAGTTCCTCGATCCTGTATCTGTAGCAAAAGCaaagcagaaaaagaaagataaaaagtcTACTAAACCTTGGAATGGCCAGAGTGGTTTTGAATCAGCTAGGATTCTACGAAGATCAGATGATGCACCTGTCTGCAGCTTCCCAGAGGCCAGTCGAGCAGATCGAAAATATACAGAAGTTAATGATTTTGATGAAAGAAATGCTGAATCCAATCTTGCCACTGAACTGGTTGGGTCCAAG ATGGGGCTTATGAAGAAGCATCCTTCCATAATTCctttccttatatatatttcAGATGAGGAGAAGCACTTAGAACGGTTTGCAATTCGAGCAAAATATATGACCCTGGATCCTTCCAAAAATAAGTACACAAAGTACATCAGTAATATACGTACAATACAAGACTACTTATGCAAAAGGGCTGACAAGCACTTGGTTCCGAAAGTGAACAACACGAATGTTGACCGAAGTGTGGCATCTATACATTCAACAATATTTAGCTGTTTGCGAAGAAGGCAGATGGGGGTTTCTTTATATGATGTAGCTACAAACACTGCCAAAATGATAAGCGACGAATACCGCAAACATTGTGATGCAAATTCTATCAGCTCAAAAGGAATGTTCCGGTTGATCCAGAGACAAGGGTCGGTACGGAAGTACATGGCTATAGTCAATTCTGATGGGTCAGTTGCTAGAGCATGGCCATTTCAGCATACAGATGGAACTGAAGAGAACTATCCATCAGGTGCTAGTCCTAGTGAGATTGGGAATCCAATCTATGGTCCAGTCCAAGTTCGTGAGGCTGAGCCTGTTAATTTACAGTTTGGTCATTTTGGGGTAGGTTCTTTGCCAAATAGCACAGAAAGTACAAGTTACATGGGCAGATTAAATGATTCTAAAGTGGATGAGGATGAAGTGGTGACTCAGTTTTCCTCTCCCTCAAATTCACCATTGCATCATGAAGGGCATGCAAAAGAG CTCACTGAAGAAGTTCCAGCATCTGAAAGTGAGGATGAGGCTTTTCACGAAGATGAAGACAATTCTAGTGATGCAACTGGGGAGCATGGAGATGAG ATGGGAGGTTCTGTTGCTGAGTCATCGACAAAATCGGATGAAGAGTATGAGACACACTCAAAGGACGGAATGTTGTGTGATGATGCTACGAGCTTGGAAATGCAGGATCCTACGACCAATCTTGTTGATGGTTCTCATGAGCAGCATAAGCTCTCAAAATGCAACTCCATGAGACCACTGGGAAGACCACGTGAAGCCCGGCGTTTTAGTCGTGTCCATAGTCTTCCTACTCGAAGAAGTCGTTCCAGCAAGCTTAAGAATGTAAATTCTCAAATATTTCTTCAGACGCATGAAGAGTTAGATTCAGTCATGGAGAGAGATGATTAA
- the LOC122061807 gene encoding P-loop NTPase domain-containing protein LPA1 homolog isoform X1, whose amino-acid sequence MVVQKLCYVVVFDDNGNGDTVRNDRIVTSSLSSPPNGSFWYTRSSLQSLLQLVGCKLHHAFKISKRVFDILEGENQKSIVIAGLKGSLVSGLWDIETSRNKPSEEDMTKELSTEKSNDPYDVYKKQATVLVERRQFLDTICRCLEEYRYVGPSQRADIILGCRLRERKESVTILLCGTSGCGKSTLSSLLASRLGITTVVSTDSIRHMMRSFFDEKENPLLWASTYHAGEFLDPVSVAKAKQKKKDKKSTKPWNGQSGFESARILRRSDDAPVCSFPEASRADRKYTEVNDFDERNAESNLATELVGSKVLAIEGYKAQSELVIDSLDKLITAWEKRKESVVIEGVHLSLNFVMGLMKKHPSIIPFLIYISDEEKHLERFAIRAKYMTLDPSKNKYTKYISNIRTIQDYLCKRADKHLVPKVNNTNVDRSVASIHSTIFSCLRRRQMGVSLYDVATNTAKMISDEYRKHCDANSISSKGMFRLIQRQGSVRKYMAIVNSDGSVARAWPFQHTDGTEENYPSGASPSEIGNPIYGPVQVREAEPVNLQFGHFGVGSLPNSTESTSYMGRLNDSKVDEDEVVTQFSSPSNSPLHHEGHAKELTEEVPASESEDEAFHEDEDNSSDATGEHGDEMGGSVAESSTKSDEEYETHSKDGMLCDDATSLEMQDPTTNLVDGSHEQHKLSKCNSMRPLGRPREARRFSRVHSLPTRRSRSSKLKNVNSQIFLQTHEELDSVMERDD is encoded by the exons ATGGTTGTTCAGAAACTTTGCTACGTTGTTGTTTTTGATGACAATGGCAATGGGGACACTGTTAGGAATGACCGGATAGTAACTTCATCATTGAGTTCTCCTCCTAATGGGTCATTTTGGTACACAAGGAGCAGTTTGCAGAGTCTTTTACAGTTAGTAGGATGCAAATTACATCATGCTTTCAAG ATAAGCAAACGAGTTTTTGACATCTTGGAGGGAGAAAACCAGAAATCGATAGTCATCGCTGGATTGAAAGGTAGTTTGGTTTCTGGACTGTGGGATATTGAAACTTCTAGAAATAAACCATCTGAAGAGGACATGACAAAGGAACTCTCCACAGAAAAATCCAATGACCCATATGATGTTTATAAGAAACAAGCCACTGTATTGGTGGAAAGAAGACAGTTCTTAGATACCATCTGCCGTTGTCTTGAAGAATATCGTTATGTGGGACCAAGCCAGCGTGCTGATATCATCCTTGGCTGCAG ACTTCGTGAAAGGAAGGAATCTGTTACCATTTTGCTTTGTGGCACTAGTGGATGTGGAAAGTCAACTCTTTCATCTTTACTA GCAAGCAGGCTTGGAATTACAACAGTTGTTTCTACTGACTCTATTCGCCATATGATGAGGAGCTTCtttgatgaaaaagaaaacccattaTTGTGGGCGTCTACATACCATGCTGGAGAGTTCCTCGATCCTGTATCTGTAGCAAAAGCaaagcagaaaaagaaagataaaaagtcTACTAAACCTTGGAATGGCCAGAGTGGTTTTGAATCAGCTAGGATTCTACGAAGATCAGATGATGCACCTGTCTGCAGCTTCCCAGAGGCCAGTCGAGCAGATCGAAAATATACAGAAGTTAATGATTTTGATGAAAGAAATGCTGAATCCAATCTTGCCACTGAACTGGTTGGGTCCAAGGTACTAGCAATTGAGGGATATAAAGCACAAAGTGAACTGGTTATTGACAGTCTTGACAAACTAATCACAGCCTGGGAAAAGCGCAAAGAATCAGTAGTGATTGAAGGTGTACATTTAAGTCTAAATTTTGTG ATGGGGCTTATGAAGAAGCATCCTTCCATAATTCctttccttatatatatttcAGATGAGGAGAAGCACTTAGAACGGTTTGCAATTCGAGCAAAATATATGACCCTGGATCCTTCCAAAAATAAGTACACAAAGTACATCAGTAATATACGTACAATACAAGACTACTTATGCAAAAGGGCTGACAAGCACTTGGTTCCGAAAGTGAACAACACGAATGTTGACCGAAGTGTGGCATCTATACATTCAACAATATTTAGCTGTTTGCGAAGAAGGCAGATGGGGGTTTCTTTATATGATGTAGCTACAAACACTGCCAAAATGATAAGCGACGAATACCGCAAACATTGTGATGCAAATTCTATCAGCTCAAAAGGAATGTTCCGGTTGATCCAGAGACAAGGGTCGGTACGGAAGTACATGGCTATAGTCAATTCTGATGGGTCAGTTGCTAGAGCATGGCCATTTCAGCATACAGATGGAACTGAAGAGAACTATCCATCAGGTGCTAGTCCTAGTGAGATTGGGAATCCAATCTATGGTCCAGTCCAAGTTCGTGAGGCTGAGCCTGTTAATTTACAGTTTGGTCATTTTGGGGTAGGTTCTTTGCCAAATAGCACAGAAAGTACAAGTTACATGGGCAGATTAAATGATTCTAAAGTGGATGAGGATGAAGTGGTGACTCAGTTTTCCTCTCCCTCAAATTCACCATTGCATCATGAAGGGCATGCAAAAGAG CTCACTGAAGAAGTTCCAGCATCTGAAAGTGAGGATGAGGCTTTTCACGAAGATGAAGACAATTCTAGTGATGCAACTGGGGAGCATGGAGATGAG ATGGGAGGTTCTGTTGCTGAGTCATCGACAAAATCGGATGAAGAGTATGAGACACACTCAAAGGACGGAATGTTGTGTGATGATGCTACGAGCTTGGAAATGCAGGATCCTACGACCAATCTTGTTGATGGTTCTCATGAGCAGCATAAGCTCTCAAAATGCAACTCCATGAGACCACTGGGAAGACCACGTGAAGCCCGGCGTTTTAGTCGTGTCCATAGTCTTCCTACTCGAAGAAGTCGTTCCAGCAAGCTTAAGAATGTAAATTCTCAAATATTTCTTCAGACGCATGAAGAGTTAGATTCAGTCATGGAGAGAGATGATTAA
- the LOC122061807 gene encoding P-loop NTPase domain-containing protein LPA1 homolog 2-like isoform X2, which translates to MVVQKLCYVVVFDDNGNGDTVRNDRIVTSSLSSPPNGSFWYTRSSLQSLLQLVGCKLHHAFKISKRVFDILEGENQKSIVIAGLKEKSNDPYDVYKKQATVLVERRQFLDTICRCLEEYRYVGPSQRADIILGCRLRERKESVTILLCGTSGCGKSTLSSLLASRLGITTVVSTDSIRHMMRSFFDEKENPLLWASTYHAGEFLDPVSVAKAKQKKKDKKSTKPWNGQSGFESARILRRSDDAPVCSFPEASRADRKYTEVNDFDERNAESNLATELVGSKVLAIEGYKAQSELVIDSLDKLITAWEKRKESVVIEGVHLSLNFVMGLMKKHPSIIPFLIYISDEEKHLERFAIRAKYMTLDPSKNKYTKYISNIRTIQDYLCKRADKHLVPKVNNTNVDRSVASIHSTIFSCLRRRQMGVSLYDVATNTAKMISDEYRKHCDANSISSKGMFRLIQRQGSVRKYMAIVNSDGSVARAWPFQHTDGTEENYPSGASPSEIGNPIYGPVQVREAEPVNLQFGHFGVGSLPNSTESTSYMGRLNDSKVDEDEVVTQFSSPSNSPLHHEGHAKELTEEVPASESEDEAFHEDEDNSSDATGEHGDEMGGSVAESSTKSDEEYETHSKDGMLCDDATSLEMQDPTTNLVDGSHEQHKLSKCNSMRPLGRPREARRFSRVHSLPTRRSRSSKLKNVNSQIFLQTHEELDSVMERDD; encoded by the exons ATGGTTGTTCAGAAACTTTGCTACGTTGTTGTTTTTGATGACAATGGCAATGGGGACACTGTTAGGAATGACCGGATAGTAACTTCATCATTGAGTTCTCCTCCTAATGGGTCATTTTGGTACACAAGGAGCAGTTTGCAGAGTCTTTTACAGTTAGTAGGATGCAAATTACATCATGCTTTCAAG ATAAGCAAACGAGTTTTTGACATCTTGGAGGGAGAAAACCAGAAATCGATAGTCATCGCTGGATTGAAAG AAAAATCCAATGACCCATATGATGTTTATAAGAAACAAGCCACTGTATTGGTGGAAAGAAGACAGTTCTTAGATACCATCTGCCGTTGTCTTGAAGAATATCGTTATGTGGGACCAAGCCAGCGTGCTGATATCATCCTTGGCTGCAG ACTTCGTGAAAGGAAGGAATCTGTTACCATTTTGCTTTGTGGCACTAGTGGATGTGGAAAGTCAACTCTTTCATCTTTACTA GCAAGCAGGCTTGGAATTACAACAGTTGTTTCTACTGACTCTATTCGCCATATGATGAGGAGCTTCtttgatgaaaaagaaaacccattaTTGTGGGCGTCTACATACCATGCTGGAGAGTTCCTCGATCCTGTATCTGTAGCAAAAGCaaagcagaaaaagaaagataaaaagtcTACTAAACCTTGGAATGGCCAGAGTGGTTTTGAATCAGCTAGGATTCTACGAAGATCAGATGATGCACCTGTCTGCAGCTTCCCAGAGGCCAGTCGAGCAGATCGAAAATATACAGAAGTTAATGATTTTGATGAAAGAAATGCTGAATCCAATCTTGCCACTGAACTGGTTGGGTCCAAGGTACTAGCAATTGAGGGATATAAAGCACAAAGTGAACTGGTTATTGACAGTCTTGACAAACTAATCACAGCCTGGGAAAAGCGCAAAGAATCAGTAGTGATTGAAGGTGTACATTTAAGTCTAAATTTTGTG ATGGGGCTTATGAAGAAGCATCCTTCCATAATTCctttccttatatatatttcAGATGAGGAGAAGCACTTAGAACGGTTTGCAATTCGAGCAAAATATATGACCCTGGATCCTTCCAAAAATAAGTACACAAAGTACATCAGTAATATACGTACAATACAAGACTACTTATGCAAAAGGGCTGACAAGCACTTGGTTCCGAAAGTGAACAACACGAATGTTGACCGAAGTGTGGCATCTATACATTCAACAATATTTAGCTGTTTGCGAAGAAGGCAGATGGGGGTTTCTTTATATGATGTAGCTACAAACACTGCCAAAATGATAAGCGACGAATACCGCAAACATTGTGATGCAAATTCTATCAGCTCAAAAGGAATGTTCCGGTTGATCCAGAGACAAGGGTCGGTACGGAAGTACATGGCTATAGTCAATTCTGATGGGTCAGTTGCTAGAGCATGGCCATTTCAGCATACAGATGGAACTGAAGAGAACTATCCATCAGGTGCTAGTCCTAGTGAGATTGGGAATCCAATCTATGGTCCAGTCCAAGTTCGTGAGGCTGAGCCTGTTAATTTACAGTTTGGTCATTTTGGGGTAGGTTCTTTGCCAAATAGCACAGAAAGTACAAGTTACATGGGCAGATTAAATGATTCTAAAGTGGATGAGGATGAAGTGGTGACTCAGTTTTCCTCTCCCTCAAATTCACCATTGCATCATGAAGGGCATGCAAAAGAG CTCACTGAAGAAGTTCCAGCATCTGAAAGTGAGGATGAGGCTTTTCACGAAGATGAAGACAATTCTAGTGATGCAACTGGGGAGCATGGAGATGAG ATGGGAGGTTCTGTTGCTGAGTCATCGACAAAATCGGATGAAGAGTATGAGACACACTCAAAGGACGGAATGTTGTGTGATGATGCTACGAGCTTGGAAATGCAGGATCCTACGACCAATCTTGTTGATGGTTCTCATGAGCAGCATAAGCTCTCAAAATGCAACTCCATGAGACCACTGGGAAGACCACGTGAAGCCCGGCGTTTTAGTCGTGTCCATAGTCTTCCTACTCGAAGAAGTCGTTCCAGCAAGCTTAAGAATGTAAATTCTCAAATATTTCTTCAGACGCATGAAGAGTTAGATTCAGTCATGGAGAGAGATGATTAA
- the LOC122061807 gene encoding P-loop NTPase domain-containing protein LPA1 homolog isoform X4, translating into MWDQASVLISSLAAASTLSWASWQLSRFMVKKIEWNVPRTRLRERKESVTILLCGTSGCGKSTLSSLLASRLGITTVVSTDSIRHMMRSFFDEKENPLLWASTYHAGEFLDPVSVAKAKQKKKDKKSTKPWNGQSGFESARILRRSDDAPVCSFPEASRADRKYTEVNDFDERNAESNLATELVGSKVLAIEGYKAQSELVIDSLDKLITAWEKRKESVVIEGVHLSLNFVMGLMKKHPSIIPFLIYISDEEKHLERFAIRAKYMTLDPSKNKYTKYISNIRTIQDYLCKRADKHLVPKVNNTNVDRSVASIHSTIFSCLRRRQMGVSLYDVATNTAKMISDEYRKHCDANSISSKGMFRLIQRQGSVRKYMAIVNSDGSVARAWPFQHTDGTEENYPSGASPSEIGNPIYGPVQVREAEPVNLQFGHFGVGSLPNSTESTSYMGRLNDSKVDEDEVVTQFSSPSNSPLHHEGHAKELTEEVPASESEDEAFHEDEDNSSDATGEHGDEMGGSVAESSTKSDEEYETHSKDGMLCDDATSLEMQDPTTNLVDGSHEQHKLSKCNSMRPLGRPREARRFSRVHSLPTRRSRSSKLKNVNSQIFLQTHEELDSVMERDD; encoded by the exons ATGTGGGACCAAGCCAGCGTGCTGATATCATCCTTGGCTGCAG CCAGTACATTGTCTTGGGCATCTTGGCAACTTTCAAGGTTTATGGTAAAAAAGATTGAATGGAATGTTCCCAGGACTAG ACTTCGTGAAAGGAAGGAATCTGTTACCATTTTGCTTTGTGGCACTAGTGGATGTGGAAAGTCAACTCTTTCATCTTTACTA GCAAGCAGGCTTGGAATTACAACAGTTGTTTCTACTGACTCTATTCGCCATATGATGAGGAGCTTCtttgatgaaaaagaaaacccattaTTGTGGGCGTCTACATACCATGCTGGAGAGTTCCTCGATCCTGTATCTGTAGCAAAAGCaaagcagaaaaagaaagataaaaagtcTACTAAACCTTGGAATGGCCAGAGTGGTTTTGAATCAGCTAGGATTCTACGAAGATCAGATGATGCACCTGTCTGCAGCTTCCCAGAGGCCAGTCGAGCAGATCGAAAATATACAGAAGTTAATGATTTTGATGAAAGAAATGCTGAATCCAATCTTGCCACTGAACTGGTTGGGTCCAAGGTACTAGCAATTGAGGGATATAAAGCACAAAGTGAACTGGTTATTGACAGTCTTGACAAACTAATCACAGCCTGGGAAAAGCGCAAAGAATCAGTAGTGATTGAAGGTGTACATTTAAGTCTAAATTTTGTG ATGGGGCTTATGAAGAAGCATCCTTCCATAATTCctttccttatatatatttcAGATGAGGAGAAGCACTTAGAACGGTTTGCAATTCGAGCAAAATATATGACCCTGGATCCTTCCAAAAATAAGTACACAAAGTACATCAGTAATATACGTACAATACAAGACTACTTATGCAAAAGGGCTGACAAGCACTTGGTTCCGAAAGTGAACAACACGAATGTTGACCGAAGTGTGGCATCTATACATTCAACAATATTTAGCTGTTTGCGAAGAAGGCAGATGGGGGTTTCTTTATATGATGTAGCTACAAACACTGCCAAAATGATAAGCGACGAATACCGCAAACATTGTGATGCAAATTCTATCAGCTCAAAAGGAATGTTCCGGTTGATCCAGAGACAAGGGTCGGTACGGAAGTACATGGCTATAGTCAATTCTGATGGGTCAGTTGCTAGAGCATGGCCATTTCAGCATACAGATGGAACTGAAGAGAACTATCCATCAGGTGCTAGTCCTAGTGAGATTGGGAATCCAATCTATGGTCCAGTCCAAGTTCGTGAGGCTGAGCCTGTTAATTTACAGTTTGGTCATTTTGGGGTAGGTTCTTTGCCAAATAGCACAGAAAGTACAAGTTACATGGGCAGATTAAATGATTCTAAAGTGGATGAGGATGAAGTGGTGACTCAGTTTTCCTCTCCCTCAAATTCACCATTGCATCATGAAGGGCATGCAAAAGAG CTCACTGAAGAAGTTCCAGCATCTGAAAGTGAGGATGAGGCTTTTCACGAAGATGAAGACAATTCTAGTGATGCAACTGGGGAGCATGGAGATGAG ATGGGAGGTTCTGTTGCTGAGTCATCGACAAAATCGGATGAAGAGTATGAGACACACTCAAAGGACGGAATGTTGTGTGATGATGCTACGAGCTTGGAAATGCAGGATCCTACGACCAATCTTGTTGATGGTTCTCATGAGCAGCATAAGCTCTCAAAATGCAACTCCATGAGACCACTGGGAAGACCACGTGAAGCCCGGCGTTTTAGTCGTGTCCATAGTCTTCCTACTCGAAGAAGTCGTTCCAGCAAGCTTAAGAATGTAAATTCTCAAATATTTCTTCAGACGCATGAAGAGTTAGATTCAGTCATGGAGAGAGATGATTAA